A portion of the Brevundimonas pondensis genome contains these proteins:
- a CDS encoding NUDIX hydrolase, producing the protein MSDGGPIQGNEQGVRIGLSAVVIALRAGQAVVLTTHAADGAPALPFGPFDPARDRTFELALRAFVTEQTGFPLGFVEQLYTFGDAGRASPRATPGPERAREVSVGYLALTADAPEAPGLDAAWTPVFDIFPWEDWRDGPPAVMKTLEPALRAWAADDARRLGRAETLFALTPTRRWNEERVLERYELLYEASLVAESARDHDRPAPPAMPDLPMASDHRRIVATALGRLRSKLKYRPVLFDLTPDTFTLSALQAAAEAVAGLSLHKQNFRRGVERAGLVQATGVFSSDTGGRPAELFRFVGIDPLGGPAPGLTLPGQR; encoded by the coding sequence ATGAGCGACGGGGGGCCGATCCAGGGCAACGAGCAAGGCGTGCGGATCGGCCTGTCGGCTGTGGTCATCGCCCTGCGCGCCGGTCAGGCCGTGGTCCTGACCACCCACGCCGCCGACGGAGCGCCGGCCCTGCCCTTCGGCCCGTTCGACCCGGCGCGCGACCGCACCTTCGAACTGGCGCTGCGCGCCTTCGTCACCGAGCAGACCGGCTTTCCCTTGGGCTTCGTCGAACAGCTCTACACCTTCGGCGACGCGGGCCGCGCCTCGCCGCGCGCCACGCCCGGCCCCGAGCGAGCGCGCGAGGTCTCGGTCGGCTATCTGGCCCTGACCGCAGACGCGCCCGAGGCTCCCGGCCTGGACGCCGCCTGGACCCCTGTCTTCGACATCTTCCCCTGGGAGGACTGGCGCGACGGCCCGCCCGCGGTGATGAAGACGCTCGAGCCCGCCCTGCGCGCCTGGGCCGCTGACGACGCCCGCCGCCTGGGTCGCGCCGAGACCCTGTTCGCCCTGACGCCAACGCGGCGCTGGAACGAAGAACGTGTGCTGGAACGCTACGAGCTGCTCTATGAGGCCAGTCTGGTCGCCGAGTCCGCCCGCGACCACGACCGCCCAGCACCGCCCGCCATGCCCGACCTGCCGATGGCCTCCGACCACCGCCGCATCGTCGCCACCGCCCTGGGCCGTCTACGCTCCAAGCTGAAGTACCGCCCGGTCCTGTTCGACCTGACGCCCGACACCTTCACCCTGTCGGCGCTGCAGGCCGCCGCCGAGGCCGTGGCCGGGCTTTCATTGCACAAGCAGAACTTCCGTCGCGGCGTCGAACGCGCCGGTCTGGTCCAGGCCACGGGCGTCTTTTCCAGCGACACCGGCGGTCGCCCAGCCGAGCTGTTCCGTTTCGTCGGCATTGATCCGCTGGGCGGTCCCGCCCCCGGTCTGACCCTGCCCGGACAGCGCTGA
- a CDS encoding YfbR-like 5'-deoxynucleotidase, whose translation MLSGRRLDLLDPSPFDIEIEDIAHGLARVARWNGQTIGEHAFSVAQHSLVVEEIAAHIRPGLEPKWRLAALLHDASEYVIGDMISPFKSALGAGYKDFEARLEAAIHVRFQLPPKTPQTIKTLIKKADRACAFYEATQLAGFNRRESLQIFGAPPAGYDLIIDPLPASVAQQRYLDRYRVLAEAVGILPGADAWHTE comes from the coding sequence ATGCTGTCCGGCCGCCGCCTCGACCTGCTCGATCCGTCGCCCTTCGACATCGAGATCGAGGACATCGCCCACGGCCTGGCCCGCGTCGCCCGCTGGAACGGCCAGACCATCGGCGAGCACGCCTTCTCGGTCGCCCAGCACTCTCTGGTGGTCGAAGAGATCGCCGCCCACATCCGGCCGGGGCTGGAGCCGAAATGGCGCCTGGCCGCCCTGCTGCACGACGCCTCGGAATATGTGATCGGCGACATGATCTCGCCGTTCAAATCGGCGCTCGGCGCCGGCTACAAGGACTTCGAGGCCCGGCTGGAAGCCGCCATCCACGTCCGCTTCCAGCTGCCGCCCAAGACGCCGCAAACCATCAAGACCCTGATCAAGAAGGCCGATCGCGCCTGCGCCTTTTACGAGGCGACCCAGTTGGCGGGCTTCAACCGTCGCGAGTCGCTGCAGATCTTCGGCGCCCCGCCCGCCGGATACGACCTGATCATCGACCCCCTGCCCGCCTCGGTGGCGCAGCAACGCTATCTGGACCGCTACCGCGTTCTGGCCGAAGCTGTCGGCATCCTGCCCGGCGCCGACGCCTGGCACACGGAATAG
- a CDS encoding methyltransferase type 11 — protein MHHLLWPVCALALMTAACDNGGAVRITSTSSGKDTAGVLKVVDALQCPQTQGVLTRKGSARADGNTCVYSGPRGSEVTLHLVSLNGGSARDALKAFEDRLSADLPEALAEARANEDRARAEAVRAEADAARAEAEAERAGADAERAAAMAGAAADAAADSAHISAPGMRIDAHGDKATVRLPGMHIDADGDRANIKIGGITIRADDKNSQVKVRSTDEVVSIDAHDNTARIRTSTPGEAVRATFLMTADQSSTTGWRVVGYEARGPSGGPIVVATVRGKDRNENRVFEAAKALVTLNVGD, from the coding sequence ATGCATCATCTCCTCTGGCCCGTCTGCGCCCTCGCGCTCATGACCGCCGCCTGCGACAACGGCGGCGCGGTGCGCATCACCTCGACCTCGTCCGGCAAGGATACGGCGGGCGTGCTCAAGGTCGTCGACGCCCTGCAATGCCCACAGACCCAGGGCGTGCTGACGCGCAAGGGATCGGCCCGTGCTGACGGAAACACCTGCGTCTACAGCGGCCCGCGGGGGTCCGAAGTCACCCTGCACCTGGTGTCCCTGAACGGCGGCTCAGCACGAGACGCCCTCAAGGCCTTCGAGGACCGGCTGTCCGCCGACCTGCCAGAAGCCCTGGCCGAGGCCCGCGCCAATGAGGATCGCGCCCGTGCCGAGGCCGTTCGCGCCGAAGCCGACGCCGCCCGGGCCGAAGCCGAGGCTGAACGTGCGGGCGCCGACGCAGAGCGGGCCGCAGCCATGGCCGGAGCAGCGGCTGACGCCGCGGCGGACTCCGCCCACATCAGCGCCCCCGGCATGCGCATCGACGCACACGGCGACAAGGCCACGGTCCGCCTGCCCGGCATGCACATCGACGCCGACGGCGATCGCGCCAACATCAAGATCGGCGGCATCACCATCCGCGCCGATGACAAGAACAGTCAGGTCAAGGTCCGCTCGACCGATGAGGTCGTCAGCATCGACGCCCACGACAACACCGCCCGCATCCGCACCAGCACGCCGGGCGAGGCGGTGCGGGCCACCTTCCTGATGACCGCCGACCAGTCCTCGACCACCGGCTGGCGCGTCGTCGGCTATGAGGCGCGCGGCCCGTCCGGCGGACCCATCGTCGTCGCCACCGTGCGCGGCAAGGATCGTAACGAAAACCGTGTGTTCGAGGCCGCCAAGGCCCTGGTGACGCTGAACGTCGGGGATTAA
- a CDS encoding AAA family ATPase produces the protein MSRFEGTSNYIATDDLKVAVNAAVALERPLLIKGEPGTGKTVLAYELARALNAPLITWHVKSTTKAHNGLYEYDAVSRLRDSQLGDERVHDVRNYLKKGKLWEAFTAPARPVLLIDEIDKADIEFPNDLLQELDRMEFYVQETDETIRAEVRPVVVITSNNEKELPDAFLRRCFFHYIRFPDAETMQDIVEVHFPGIKPRLVAEALRTFYEIRDTPGLKKKPSTSELLDWLKLLLVDDVSPETLREKTPGKLIPPLHGALLKNEQDVHLFERLAFLNRREGARPGS, from the coding sequence ATGAGCCGGTTCGAAGGCACGTCCAACTATATCGCCACCGACGACCTGAAGGTCGCGGTCAACGCCGCGGTGGCGCTGGAGCGCCCGCTGCTGATCAAGGGCGAGCCGGGCACCGGCAAGACGGTCCTGGCCTATGAACTGGCCCGCGCGCTGAATGCGCCCCTAATCACCTGGCACGTCAAGTCGACCACCAAGGCGCACAATGGTCTTTATGAGTACGACGCCGTCAGCCGCCTGCGCGACAGCCAACTGGGCGACGAGCGGGTCCACGACGTCCGCAACTATCTGAAGAAGGGCAAGCTGTGGGAGGCCTTCACCGCCCCCGCCCGCCCCGTCCTGCTGATCGACGAGATCGACAAGGCCGACATCGAATTCCCCAACGACCTGCTGCAGGAACTCGACCGCATGGAGTTCTACGTCCAGGAAACGGACGAGACCATCCGCGCCGAGGTCCGCCCCGTCGTCGTCATCACCTCGAACAACGAAAAGGAACTGCCGGACGCCTTCCTGCGCCGCTGCTTCTTTCACTACATCCGTTTCCCCGACGCCGAGACCATGCAGGACATCGTCGAGGTCCACTTCCCCGGCATCAAGCCGCGCCTGGTGGCCGAGGCTCTGCGGACCTTCTATGAGATCCGCGACACGCCGGGCCTGAAGAAGAAGCCCTCGACGTCGGAACTGCTGGACTGGCTGAAGCTGCTGCTGGTCGATGACGTGTCGCCGGAAACCCTGCGCGAAAAGACGCCAGGCAAGCTGATCCCGCCCCTGCACGGCGCCCTGCTGAAGAACGAGCAGGACGTGCATCTGTTCGAGCGGCTGGCCTTCCTGAACCGTCGCGAAGGCGCCCGCCCCGGCTCCTGA
- the flbT gene encoding flagellar biosynthesis repressor FlbT, whose translation MPLKLSLKPGEKFVLNGAVVQNGDRRGVLVLQNKASVLREKDIMQPEDVNTPARRIYFPVMMMYLDEAEASKFYDEFALRLTEFMGAIRNPDILAECVTCSKHVLARQYYKALMGARKIVDYEDQRLGNVASSVQDGGDAG comes from the coding sequence TTGCCGCTGAAACTATCGCTCAAGCCCGGCGAGAAATTCGTCCTGAACGGCGCCGTCGTCCAGAACGGCGACCGGCGCGGCGTTCTGGTCCTGCAGAACAAGGCTAGCGTCCTGCGTGAAAAGGACATCATGCAGCCCGAGGACGTGAATACGCCGGCGCGCCGCATCTATTTCCCCGTCATGATGATGTATCTGGACGAGGCTGAGGCGTCGAAATTCTATGACGAATTCGCCCTGCGTCTGACCGAGTTCATGGGGGCGATCCGCAACCCGGACATCCTGGCGGAATGTGTCACCTGCTCCAAGCATGTGCTGGCGCGGCAGTACTACAAGGCCCTGATGGGCGCCCGTAAGATCGTCGATTACGAAGACCAAAGGCTCGGCAATGTCGCTTCAAGCGTACAAGACGGCGGCGACGCGGGCTGA
- the flaF gene encoding flagellar biosynthesis regulator FlaF: MSLQAYKTAATRAEAPRDMEYRLFGQVTRALMHAATVDKSDIATRIDALDWNRRLWSTLATACSEPSNTMPQALRAQIISLDLFISRHSSAVMRGEDDFETLIDINRMIMQGLAGPAQAA; this comes from the coding sequence ATGTCGCTTCAAGCGTACAAGACGGCGGCGACGCGGGCTGAAGCCCCGCGCGACATGGAATACCGGCTTTTCGGCCAGGTGACGCGCGCCTTGATGCACGCGGCCACGGTCGACAAGTCGGACATCGCCACCCGGATCGACGCCCTGGACTGGAACCGGCGGCTGTGGTCGACGCTGGCCACGGCTTGCAGCGAACCGTCCAACACCATGCCGCAAGCCCTGCGGGCGCAGATCATTTCTCTGGACCTCTTCATCAGTCGTCACAGCTCGGCAGTGATGCGCGGCGAGGACGATTTCGAGACGCTGATCGATATTAATCGCATGATCATGCAGGGGCTGGCCGGTCCGGCGCAGGCGGCCTGA
- a CDS encoding exopolysaccharide biosynthesis protein: MTLVPTPPPDESRTFSDVLESLGYGEDPKLSLREMVAAFGERGFGAVILMLSLMALIPWPPGGKAVFSVPIILIAAELALQRDKVWLPRWLMKASVSRATYQNASQKILPRLRQVERLTRPRIPVLTGEAADVVVGIICILLALMMALPVPFGDALPGLTLAVFGLAIIQRDGIFIIAGLIGTAVCGVYLALVWTTVVTIVHGIAHWIGTLF; the protein is encoded by the coding sequence ATGACGCTTGTCCCCACGCCGCCGCCCGACGAGAGCCGGACGTTCTCGGACGTTCTGGAATCTTTGGGCTATGGCGAAGATCCCAAGCTCAGCCTGAGGGAGATGGTCGCAGCCTTCGGGGAACGCGGCTTTGGCGCCGTCATCCTGATGCTGTCGTTGATGGCCCTGATTCCCTGGCCACCCGGCGGCAAGGCGGTCTTTTCGGTTCCGATCATCCTGATCGCCGCCGAGTTGGCCCTGCAACGTGACAAGGTCTGGCTGCCGCGCTGGCTGATGAAGGCCTCGGTCAGCCGCGCCACCTACCAGAACGCCAGCCAGAAAATCCTGCCCCGCCTGCGTCAGGTGGAACGACTGACGCGCCCCCGTATCCCGGTCCTGACAGGTGAGGCCGCCGACGTCGTCGTCGGGATCATCTGCATCCTTCTGGCGCTGATGATGGCCCTGCCCGTGCCTTTCGGCGACGCCCTACCCGGCCTGACCCTGGCCGTCTTCGGTCTGGCCATCATTCAGCGCGACGGGATCTTCATCATCGCCGGACTGATCGGCACAGCCGTCTGCGGCGTCTATCTGGCTCTGGTGTGGACCACTGTAGTGACGATCGTCCACGGCATCGCCCACTGGATCGGCACGTTGTTCTGA
- a CDS encoding DUF3008 family protein, with amino-acid sequence MPAKSAAQQKAAGAALSAKRGETPRSKLKGASQSMMESMTEKQLEELAHTRRKGKPEHVTKH; translated from the coding sequence ATGCCCGCCAAGTCCGCCGCCCAGCAAAAGGCCGCCGGGGCCGCCCTGTCCGCCAAGCGCGGTGAGACGCCCCGATCCAAGCTGAAGGGCGCATCGCAATCCATGATGGAATCGATGACCGAGAAGCAACTGGAAGAGCTCGCCCACACCAGGCGCAAGGGCAAGCCCGAGCACGTGACGAAACATTAA
- a CDS encoding isovaleryl-CoA dehydrogenase produces the protein MSIPFAPQSMEFGLGENADAIRETTARWAADRLAPLAAEIDEKNEFKRELWPEMGEMGLHGITVEEEFGGLGLGYLEHVVAMEEVSRASASIGLSYGAHSNLCVNQIRRWGTPEQKHKYLPKLISGEHVGSLAMSEAGSGSDVMSMRTRADKKGDRYVLNGTKFWITNAPSADTLVVYAKTDPEAGSKGCTAFLVERGMKGFSVSKKLDKMGMRGSDTAELVFEDCEIPEENVMGPVGGGAGVLMSGLDYERAVLSAGPLGIMQAALDVVLPYVRERKQFGKAIGSFQLMQAKVADMYVALNSARAYVYAVARACDQGKTTRYDAAGAILLASENAVKVSLEAVQALGGAGYTKEWPVERLVRDAKLYDIGAGTNEIRRFLIGRELLG, from the coding sequence ATGAGCATTCCCTTCGCGCCCCAATCCATGGAATTCGGCCTCGGCGAGAACGCCGACGCCATTCGTGAAACCACCGCCCGCTGGGCCGCCGACCGGCTGGCCCCCCTGGCCGCCGAAATCGACGAGAAGAACGAGTTCAAGCGTGAGCTCTGGCCCGAAATGGGCGAGATGGGCCTGCACGGCATCACGGTCGAGGAAGAGTTCGGCGGCCTCGGCCTCGGCTACCTCGAACATGTGGTGGCGATGGAGGAAGTGTCGCGCGCCTCGGCCTCGATCGGCCTCAGCTACGGCGCCCACTCCAACCTCTGCGTCAACCAGATCCGCCGCTGGGGCACGCCCGAGCAGAAGCACAAGTATCTGCCCAAGCTGATCTCGGGCGAACACGTCGGCTCCCTGGCCATGTCGGAGGCCGGTTCGGGCTCGGACGTCATGTCGATGCGCACCCGCGCCGACAAGAAGGGCGACCGCTACGTCCTGAACGGCACCAAGTTCTGGATTACCAACGCCCCCTCGGCCGACACCCTGGTCGTCTACGCCAAGACCGACCCTGAGGCCGGCTCCAAGGGCTGCACCGCCTTCCTGGTCGAGCGCGGCATGAAGGGCTTCAGCGTCTCCAAGAAGCTGGACAAGATGGGCATGCGCGGCTCGGACACCGCCGAACTGGTGTTCGAGGACTGCGAGATCCCCGAAGAGAACGTCATGGGTCCGGTCGGCGGCGGCGCCGGCGTGCTGATGAGCGGTCTGGACTATGAACGCGCCGTCCTGTCGGCCGGTCCCCTGGGCATCATGCAGGCGGCTCTGGACGTGGTCCTGCCCTACGTCCGCGAGCGCAAGCAGTTCGGCAAGGCCATCGGCAGCTTCCAGCTGATGCAGGCCAAGGTCGCCGACATGTATGTCGCCCTGAACAGCGCCCGCGCCTATGTCTACGCCGTCGCCCGCGCCTGCGATCAGGGCAAGACCACCCGCTACGATGCAGCCGGAGCGATCCTGCTGGCCTCGGAGAACGCCGTGAAGGTCTCGCTGGAGGCCGTCCAGGCCCTGGGCGGCGCCGGCTACACCAAGGAATGGCCGGTCGAGCGCCTGGTGCGCGACGCCAAGCTCTATGACATCGGCGCTGGCACCAATGAGATCCGCCGCTTCCTGATCGGACGCGAGCTTCTGGGCTGA
- a CDS encoding lysozyme, which produces MLLRLAGERARSELGQSVSATTSQRLKVSREGLLLIKSFEGFRPRTVRRRDGVAVIGYGHTKSARADATITEAEAELLLQYDLLPIVEAINNRVSIPLNQHQFDALASFIFSVGIQRFEGSDVLEQLNAGAPARAAEALSGWPDRVQPPVDAPYRRRSAERALFDAAPDQPAPLDMLLTAPVRGADSRTEAPDDGAPATIQVLRHERRATPTLNDTGAVVFIGGIGLLAFAAGVAAFRRVLAGQQATDGTVVIGGALAIIGLVFIGAALWNLTRKRNNKSAV; this is translated from the coding sequence TTGCTGCTTCGCCTTGCGGGCGAGCGCGCCCGTTCCGAATTGGGTCAGTCCGTGTCCGCAACAACCTCCCAGCGTCTGAAGGTGTCCCGCGAGGGCCTGCTTCTGATCAAGAGCTTCGAGGGCTTCCGCCCCCGGACCGTACGCCGTCGCGACGGGGTAGCGGTGATCGGCTATGGCCATACGAAATCCGCCCGCGCCGATGCGACCATCACCGAAGCCGAGGCCGAGTTGCTGCTGCAGTACGACCTGCTGCCCATCGTCGAGGCCATCAACAACCGCGTCTCGATTCCACTCAATCAGCACCAGTTCGACGCCCTGGCCAGTTTCATCTTCTCGGTCGGAATCCAGCGCTTTGAAGGCTCCGACGTTCTGGAGCAGTTGAACGCCGGCGCCCCCGCCCGCGCCGCCGAGGCCCTGAGCGGATGGCCCGATCGGGTTCAGCCTCCCGTCGACGCCCCCTATCGACGTCGTTCGGCCGAACGCGCCCTGTTCGACGCCGCTCCCGATCAACCCGCTCCGCTCGACATGCTGTTGACCGCGCCGGTCCGCGGGGCGGATTCGCGGACCGAGGCTCCTGACGACGGCGCGCCCGCCACGATTCAGGTCTTGCGTCATGAAAGACGCGCCACGCCGACCTTGAATGACACCGGCGCCGTCGTCTTCATCGGCGGGATCGGTCTGCTGGCCTTCGCCGCCGGCGTCGCCGCCTTCCGCCGCGTCCTGGCAGGCCAACAGGCGACGGACGGCACCGTCGTCATTGGCGGCGCGCTGGCGATCATCGGCCTGGTCTTCATCGGCGCAGCGCTCTGGAACCTGACCCGCAAGCGGAACAATAAGAGCGCCGTCTGA
- the mgtE gene encoding magnesium transporter produces the protein MTNTDSAFPAPAPEIETEDHVALGEDYALTASFVEKVVDAADDGDGMRLRGLLEDLHPADVADLMGFLTAEHRAVVVQWLPPDLLADTLPELDDGIREEVLERVPSATLAEALQELDSDDAAAVVEDLEDDQREKVLAAMPEVDRAAIESSLGYPEDSAGRLMQREVMAAPQFWNVGDTIDHVRRQGEELPELFFDIYVVDPVNRPVGGVAISRLLRAPRETPLTELMEPINAIDVDVDQEEVAYIFEKYNLISAPVVDTGGRLVGQLTVDDIVHIIQEENREDILRLAGVSDEDRSSGVLEIVRGRVPWLGINLFTAVLGAGVIAFFEGTIQQIVALAVLMPIVSAIGGNAGTQALTVTVRALATRELTSSNAARTFWRELTVGLANGLVLAPLIGLAAGFWFQEWRLGAVIAAAMILNLLVAATVGVLTPLTLSKLKFDPAVSSAVFVTATTDFFGFLIFLGLATIVLL, from the coding sequence GTGACCAACACGGATTCCGCCTTCCCGGCCCCTGCTCCCGAAATCGAAACCGAAGATCACGTCGCCCTCGGCGAGGACTACGCCCTGACGGCGTCCTTCGTCGAAAAGGTCGTGGACGCCGCCGACGACGGCGACGGCATGCGCCTGCGCGGCTTGCTGGAAGACCTGCACCCCGCCGACGTCGCCGACCTGATGGGTTTCCTGACGGCCGAGCACCGCGCCGTGGTGGTCCAGTGGCTGCCGCCGGATCTCCTGGCCGACACCCTGCCCGAGCTGGACGACGGCATCCGCGAGGAGGTGCTGGAACGTGTCCCTTCGGCGACCCTGGCCGAAGCCCTGCAGGAGCTGGACTCCGACGACGCCGCCGCCGTGGTCGAGGACCTGGAGGACGACCAGCGCGAAAAAGTCCTGGCCGCCATGCCCGAGGTCGATCGCGCCGCGATTGAGAGCTCGCTGGGCTACCCGGAGGATTCCGCCGGCCGTCTGATGCAGCGCGAGGTCATGGCCGCGCCGCAGTTCTGGAACGTCGGCGACACCATCGACCACGTCCGCCGCCAGGGCGAGGAACTGCCCGAGCTCTTCTTCGACATCTATGTTGTCGATCCAGTGAACCGCCCGGTCGGCGGCGTGGCGATCAGTCGCCTGCTGCGGGCGCCGCGCGAGACGCCGCTGACCGAGCTCATGGAGCCGATCAACGCCATCGACGTCGATGTCGATCAGGAAGAGGTCGCCTACATCTTCGAGAAGTACAACCTGATCTCTGCGCCCGTCGTCGATACCGGCGGGCGGCTGGTCGGTCAGCTGACGGTCGATGACATCGTTCACATCATTCAGGAAGAGAACCGCGAGGACATCCTGCGCCTGGCCGGTGTTTCCGATGAGGACCGGTCGTCGGGCGTGCTGGAGATCGTGCGCGGTCGCGTGCCCTGGCTGGGTATCAACCTGTTCACCGCCGTCCTCGGCGCCGGGGTCATCGCCTTCTTCGAGGGCACGATCCAGCAAATCGTCGCCCTGGCGGTGCTGATGCCCATCGTCTCGGCCATCGGCGGCAACGCCGGCACCCAGGCCCTGACGGTCACCGTGCGGGCCCTGGCCACGCGTGAGCTGACCTCGTCCAACGCCGCCCGCACCTTCTGGCGCGAACTGACCGTGGGCCTGGCCAACGGCCTGGTCCTGGCGCCCCTGATCGGTCTGGCGGCGGGCTTCTGGTTCCAGGAATGGCGCCTGGGCGCGGTCATCGCCGCGGCCATGATCCTGAACCTGCTGGTTGCGGCCACCGTCGGCGTCCTGACGCCCCTGACGCTGTCGAAGCTGAAGTTCGACCCGGCCGTCTCCTCGGCGGTCTTCGTGACGGCGACGACGGACTTCTTCGGCTTCCTGATCTTCCTCGGTCTGGCGACCATCGTCCTGCTCTGA
- a CDS encoding FliM/FliN family flagellar motor switch protein, producing MCVRTRRRKGRPLIASIVLSQIEAVDVEISVVLGRSVLPMQQLLRMGRGAVIPLDASERDEVWILANNHPVARGEIEIRDDRIAITVTRTADVYDFMAGAA from the coding sequence ATGTGTGTCCGAACGCGTCGGCGCAAGGGCCGCCCGTTGATTGCGAGTATCGTCTTGAGCCAGATCGAAGCCGTCGATGTCGAGATTTCGGTCGTGCTGGGCCGTTCGGTCCTGCCGATGCAACAGCTGCTGCGCATGGGTCGCGGCGCTGTGATCCCGCTTGACGCCTCCGAACGCGACGAGGTCTGGATCCTGGCCAACAATCACCCGGTGGCGCGCGGCGAGATCGAGATTCGCGACGACCGCATCGCCATCACCGTGACCCGCACCGCCGACGTCTACGACTTCATGGCCGGCGCGGCTTAA
- the lipB gene encoding lipoyl(octanoyl) transferase LipB: MLADPLSLTETSLIRADGRPVHWAVSTGYVDYEPAVAAMEARVAAIAAGEAEEVVWLLEHPPLYTAGVSARDDDLLAPDRFPVHRTGRGGQFTYHGPGQRVAYVMLDLNRRGKDVRAFVHGLEDWIIGALDQFGVEAGMREGRVGVWVERKGAGWSREDKIAAIGVKVRKWVSFHGISLNVEPDLDHFGGIVPCGITEHGVTSLVDLGVLATMDEADGALKASFERVFGPVQDGEGPL, from the coding sequence ATGCTTGCCGACCCGTTAAGCCTGACCGAAACATCTCTGATCCGCGCCGACGGTCGCCCTGTGCACTGGGCGGTCTCGACCGGCTATGTCGACTACGAACCCGCCGTCGCCGCGATGGAGGCGCGCGTCGCCGCCATCGCAGCGGGCGAGGCGGAGGAAGTCGTCTGGCTGCTGGAGCATCCTCCCCTTTATACGGCGGGGGTCTCGGCCAGGGATGACGACCTGCTGGCGCCGGATCGCTTTCCGGTCCATCGCACCGGGCGGGGCGGGCAGTTCACCTATCACGGGCCGGGTCAACGCGTGGCCTATGTCATGTTGGACCTGAACCGGCGCGGCAAGGATGTGCGCGCCTTCGTGCATGGCCTGGAAGACTGGATCATCGGCGCCCTGGACCAGTTCGGCGTCGAGGCCGGCATGCGCGAAGGCCGCGTCGGCGTCTGGGTCGAGCGCAAGGGGGCGGGCTGGAGCCGCGAAGACAAGATCGCCGCCATCGGCGTCAAGGTCCGCAAGTGGGTCAGTTTCCACGGCATCAGCCTGAACGTGGAGCCGGACCTGGATCATTTCGGCGGCATCGTGCCCTGCGGCATCACCGAGCATGGCGTCACCAGCCTGGTCGATCTCGGCGTACTGGCGACGATGGACGAAGCGGATGGGGCCCTGAAGGCCTCGTTCGAGCGGGTTTTCGGTCCGGTTCAGGACGGCGAGGGGCCGCTCTGA
- a CDS encoding DUF805 domain-containing protein, protein MHRFSDLFLTSSGRIGRISFILGGGVLMALWATFDLLAPLRTRDLAGWIVAAILLYSGACVLSQRLHDRGRSGWRSGPILLAVAMAWPRPQAPLDWIAAVILILVAVDLALLPGQKTFNRHGAPRQAQSGPSPS, encoded by the coding sequence ATGCACCGCTTCTCAGACCTGTTCCTGACGTCCAGCGGTCGTATCGGCCGGATTTCCTTCATCCTGGGCGGGGGCGTCCTGATGGCGCTGTGGGCGACGTTCGATCTGCTGGCGCCGCTCAGAACCCGCGACCTCGCCGGCTGGATCGTCGCGGCGATCCTCCTCTACAGCGGCGCCTGCGTCCTGTCGCAGAGGCTGCACGACAGAGGGCGTTCGGGCTGGCGGAGCGGGCCGATCCTGCTGGCCGTCGCCATGGCATGGCCCCGCCCGCAGGCGCCGCTGGACTGGATCGCCGCGGTCATCCTGATCCTGGTCGCCGTCGATCTGGCCCTTCTGCCCGGACAAAAGACGTTCAACCGCCATGGCGCGCCGAGGCAGGCTCAGAGCGGCCCCTCGCCGTCCTGA
- the msrB gene encoding peptide-methionine (R)-S-oxide reductase MsrB, with protein MTQTESPTPLRSPSGFDLTPPSDSQRVALEADLSPEEKRVLLAHGTEAPFCGTLLGEKRAGVFCCRECGLPLFRSATKFESGTGWPSFSVPVDETHVRAIRDDSYGMVRVETRCARCDSHQGHVFPDGPPPSGLRYCINSVALSFVPEGEALPDPLGRGDGTA; from the coding sequence ATGACCCAGACCGAATCCCCTACGCCGCTGCGTTCGCCCTCGGGCTTTGATCTGACGCCGCCGAGCGATAGCCAGCGCGTGGCGCTGGAAGCCGACCTGTCGCCCGAGGAAAAGCGCGTCCTGCTGGCCCATGGCACTGAGGCGCCTTTCTGCGGCACCCTGTTGGGTGAGAAGCGGGCTGGCGTCTTCTGCTGTCGGGAATGCGGCCTGCCGCTGTTCCGGTCGGCCACCAAGTTCGAGAGCGGCACCGGCTGGCCCAGCTTCAGCGTGCCGGTGGACGAGACTCACGTCCGCGCTATCCGCGACGACAGCTACGGCATGGTGCGCGTCGAGACCCGTTGCGCCCGCTGCGACAGTCATCAGGGCCACGTCTTCCCCGACGGCCCGCCGCCGTCCGGTCTGCGTTACTGCATCAACTCGGTCGCGCTCAGCTTCGTGCCCGAAGGCGAGGCTCTGCCCGACCCCCTGGGGCGCGGCGACGGGACGGCCTGA